The Ictalurus furcatus strain D&B chromosome 12, Billie_1.0, whole genome shotgun sequence nucleotide sequence TAGGATAGAtggtgcatgtgtgagtgagtgtatgtagctaGTAACGTTTAACcgattatttaatttgtgtttaattagtTTACCGGgtctcaaaaaacaaaacaaaaaaacgggCCACGTCTATATTCAACAACTGTAGAAGTTGCTACAATCCACAGTTCAGTTCAGTCCTGTGAGTGAATGTGGGTAAATTGAGATTTAAAAACCTGTATTAATATGTAAGATTTTAAATTCCTGGTGTACCCTCTGGACAGCATAGAGCtggtgggggagaggaggatgttagctaaGCTGTCGTCATTCATGGGCGATTCCTCTAACCCCCTGTATGAGACATtggggtccctgagcagctccttcagcagcagactgctgcaccCTCAGTGTAAGAAGGAGCGCTACCAcaggtccttcatccctacagcagtcagactctttaatgcagaaaacaacataatgtagcactgctagtTGTTTTTGCATCATCAGCCAACACGTTCACAATAATTCtctaatatgaacatttattcacttattattCACTACTTGTTGCCCAACTTCTACTGTTAACTGtgcaataaacattttaacacttatctgtatataaacaaggtgttactcatctgtatatattcatatttgtattcatttgtacatacattgaggtgttcatagtgtacatattaccattattattatttttactactattattcttttctttttttttatctttatctttattagATTCACAACCGCACCACAAGAAATACCTTTAGTAATTATACATGTAACCCAGCACATTAAGGCCCATCACAACCACATCACATTTGCAAATGGGACAGTAAAACACACGTGTTACTGCTGTGGGTTATGAAGCCTGTAAGTCAAGTGGGTGCctacagtggtgtgtgttacAGCTCAGGGGCCATGTGGTGAACTCAGTGGCCATCATGATTTCAGAGACGTTGTTCTGATGCCACCAGCACTGTGCAAAATTGCAGGTCAGAATCACGGTAATTACCACAACCAGTCACAACAACACCACAGTTTTGACAAATCTGTCTGTTGTCTCTACAGGAAGTTATGATGATTGCTTATCAATATGCTGTGTTTACAGCTTTCTACAGTaaacaccacagcgctgctgaattctggattctgattggttagaaggtgttgattaatcctCTATAGCAGACATTagcacaggtttacattaatgcgctcgttctaatatgttatcgtttctatagcaacagctcgttcacagggacgtatACCGCAGACGCTGTGAGAGACAAACATACTCTGTTTCCAGACTGTCTAGATGATCAAGactaaaaagttatttttattttataagttAGATCAAATAAGTTTGTTATTTGTTAGTGAATAATTTTTACtgaaaattacacaaaaaagtgCAAAACATTTCATCTGTATGGAGCTACTGTACTAGTGAAGGTcagaaaatgctaaaataacttatttatctatctttatttattgaaggCACATCATTACAAAGTTACAGTATGGTTTTATACAtttgcacaaaaataaaaaatttttgttaagtttcagtgttttttcagtaaccttttaaataattacataaaacacaaagaCATTTCCTATAGAATGTTCCATTATACATATTTAGaaacatattatatttatatataaattatatttattgataTAATACTGGGCCAGTAAGCACCAGAAAGGTCCAGTAAGTGCAggtagaaaaatgtttttaacatcatgacaGCTGACATTCAAATAATTAAAGTCAGGAAAACACTGTTGCTAAGCAACTGTAAAACATGGATGCCACATATAATCTTGCTATTGGCTGAGGATAGTGAGTTAGCTAGCTTTTAAGTCTCTTATAGACAGTGTAAAGACACATCGAGAGTGGAAATGAGATAGAAACATccagaacatcaacatttacctcagatgtttTGGGGAACtactaaaaaaaatcaatttgaataaaattacactgtaattaccCTAAGCATCCAGGCTAACTAACATGTGTTCCTCCAACACCAAAGACTCTGAACTGTcataacaaacaacaacaacctcagAGTGGTGAACTTCTGGACTAAATAATACACCTTTGGTGTCACTGAGATGTCATTTAGCTGTACTACTCAATGATTTCAATTTAGTCTGAAGAAAGAAGGTGAAATCTTACATCCATCAGGTTAAATCAGAACGTGTATGTCTCTGGCTGGACTCGTACGCCGGGTTATTGAGTGCCCTCACGGTGTTGCCACGCATGACCTCATACACACCGTTAGATGGATGCTGCTTCGGGGTGTACTGTCCACGATCACAACACAGTTTcacctacagagagagagagagagagagagagagagcgtgagagagagagagagagagagagagagagagagagagaaaacaataaagTGCAGCAGCAGACaaattttttgcaataattatgtgtgtgtgtgtgtgtgtgtgtgtgtgtgtgcataccaGTAAACCCGCCAGGACCACAATGATGAGTGACAGCACAACAATCACAATCCAGTTCATAAAGCAGTTACATTCACTTTCCCCTCTGCATATTTTCTTATTGAAAATATtgtttcctgtaaaaaaaaacaacacacacacacacaacaacaaatccacacacacacccgtgcgcgcgcacacacacacacacacacacacacagcagactgTATAACAGCTGATTGACTGACAGCCTGTAGTATGTGTAGTAAAGATTTCAGTGTAATGAATTTGTTGTATACAGTAAACACAGCGAAgcagagtgatacacacagtgaaatgtcccagtgctgttatactacatatcagcactcttggaactTCAATTGTCCAATCGGATTAGTGAACCGGACCTATCTGTTGCAAAATATATACTagataatgctaataataatattttctattGAATCACTTCTTTTCAGGATAAAGTTCAATTATAAACATGCTTACCTGACTGAATTATCAGACACGTCCTCTCACTGATGATATAGTTGTCACGTTTGTTAAATCTGCACCAGTAAACTCCGCTGTCATTCTCGCTCACGTTGCTGATGGACACTGAGAAATTTCTGAAGTTCTTGTTCGTCTCCACTCGGCCTTTTACGAATTCCGCAGGAGTCAAGGTTCCGTCTTTGAAATAGTAGGACACCGACTCTCTGCTGCTGTAGAAGTTGAAGAAGGATTGTAAGAGTAAGAACGTAAGAGACATTATagtgtaaataaattataaaaactaCAAAACATGACACTGACAGAGaacatctttgtttttttattcatgttttgttattacatattttatatataagaaaATAGACATTAAATGTATAGTGTTATAGTTATAATGGTCTCTTGGGTGTGTGAGATAATTCCTAcagtttatgtaaaaaaaagtaaacaaaacacgCAGCTTACTTCTCTCGCTGTCTGTACAAGTAAACTCCGTCCTGATCTGGGTTTGGGATGCTGCAATTGATGGTGGCATTTTCCCCAACATGCACAAACAGGGGTTCACACCGGCCATCACCATCTACACACAACAACatttatagtgtatattaacacatatataaatacataaccAACATGCAAATATACACATCAATAGAATAAATTATTTCTGAGTCCCTGTAGGTAAATACAGCATGGACAGAAAAACACATACTTAAAaagcatataaaaataaaacatcagattCAAAATACTAATTAAGGTATAAAGTACTACTAAAACCATGAAACACTGCTTaagatacaaaaacaacaacattactgATACAGCAAGCCATAACCTACTTCTTATActaataaaaaggtttttaaaattgtcTTAATTTTAGAGCAATTACAATTTACAGTTCAATCAGTGGATCAGTGGAGCTAAATACtactgaaaaaaatcaaaagacaCTCAAAATGACAGCACACACCATTCATTTACACTCCTAaatactccccccccccccaaaaaaaatcatactacATTTCTCCTAATGAGATAAATACTCCTAAAACCACACTACATCACatctaatgaaataaatactccTAAAATCACACTACATCActcataatgaaataaatactccTAAAATCACACTACATCACTcctaatgaaataaatactccTAAAATCATACTACATCActcataatgaaataaatactccTAAAATCACACTACATCACTCCTAATGAGATAAATACTCcgaaaataattttaaaaaactcatTCCTAAAGAACATACTTCCACAGATAACAAATACTCGTACAGAAAATAACACACTTCTAAATGtgacataaaacacacacaaacctgaaCAGGAGCCAGAGTGGAGGAACACACTGAGCAGGACGAGTGTGTGCAGTGGAACAAGCTTCATCTCTTCTGCTGCAAAATCTATTTGCCTCTCTAAGGTATTTGAATCACATAGGAAAACTGTGTACCATACAACACCCacaaactgacacacacacacacacacacacacacacacatgcacacacacacacgcacacacacacacacacacacatacacacatatgcaaTTTCCTGTCTGTTATGCTTACAGGCTACAACATTTtaccatttcaaaatattttattttttaatcagttattttaatacagtttttaatgtTAATGGTCTGTGATATATACAGCAATAAGATCCGGTTGTGTTTCCTGCCTGCAGAGAAAATcattcaataaaaaacaaaaagaacacactttaaaaaaaatgcatttattcatgcctattttttattttaccccTGTGTTTATTAAATACCTCAACAATGTACTGATCCAGAGTCAGTCTCATGCTACAGACGCTGTTACTTTTTCTAACATGCTTCTGTCTGAACTGACAGCTGGTGGGTTTTTTAAATAGGGTAAGTTTACCAGATGCCGATCAACAAAAGCGTCATTTCTAAAGCATGcatacaaatccaaaacgtaagaCAAAAACAAGATCAGAGAACAGGTGATgtgcaaacagcataaattgGGCTAGGCCAAGAGCGAAAACTAGAACAAAACCAGAGAGACTAGGAAATACAGCACTTTGGCAACAACTAGCACACAAACAGAGTGATTACTTCACAATGAGAGGGATTACAAAGAGTCTTTTTATACTGTGGAGTGggattgagtccaggtgtgtgtgtgtttagtaatcAGGTGAGTTGGAACGTGTGTGATGGGAGTTGGAGTCCATGgccgccatgtttgtaggctgtgtGGTGTTATGGGAGTACAGTGAGCTCACAATTTCATACAAACTACAAGtatgaaaaatatatgtatgtatttatctcttattttttctttagttaCTGAATCACTTAGGTAAATTACAGATTCTTAATACTTGTTCACAGTGTGTATAATTTCTTCTGTGAACACAACACTGCTTcactcacacagagagaaaagaaaacaaaaagtacagcactgtcttaggcaagAAAACCACAAGTTTTAACCATAAAGTATCATTTAacccataatttaaaaaaaacaggaaactcTTCTCTAGCAGGTCTCAGTGGAGCTAGAACTGGAATAGTGCTTTGGGATCAGATAAGACTCAAATCAACGATTTTGGCCACAGAAGTCATCAGTATGATTCACTGATACTTTGGCTCTGTTTTGTGGCTCTTGTGAAGATTGCTATCATCATaaatttcacattaaacataAGGTTTATTTAACCCAAAActtggttgcctctgccaggaggttacgACTTGAGCCCAAACACACTcagattcatttaaaaacttttaaattaaaaacaaactataCAGCCTTCCCATATGCATAGTCACATACAGTAACATTTACATAACTTGTTATGTTTTACGAGTTATCGTTtctactgctctcagccaatcagaacacattgtactgctctcagccaaacAGAACACAACAGTATGGTGTGAGAGCAGTACAAcatgcactgtgtgtgcgtgtgtgtgtgtgtgtgtgtgcgcgcgtgtgtgtgcgcatgtatgcatgcttgtgtgtgcatgtgtggggtgtgtgtgtgtggggtgtgtgtgtgtgtgtgcatatgtctgtgtgtctgtgtgtgtgtgtgcctgtgtgtgtgccagtACCGATCACGCACAGTACATGGACAGGTTCCAATCGATTTCTGTAAatacacaaacgcacacacacacatagaaattACACACATAAGATGTAATAAATACACCAGCAGTAAGTGTTTTCTGTATAAATCATCACTTTCGGGAGAAAATCTAAACATGCTTACCTGGCAGGACTATCAGGCACGTCCTCTCACTGAAGGTATATACGTCACGTTTGTTAAATCTGCACCAGTAAACTCCAGTGTCGTATTTGCTCACGTTGCTGATGGACACTGAGAAATCTCTCAAGTCCTTGTTAGTCTCTATTCGGCCTCTTTCGGATTCCGCAAGAGTCAAGGTTCTGTCTTTGTAGCAGAAAAATACAGACTCTCCGCTGCTGTAGAAGCTGTAGAACTGTAGAAGGATTGAGATCATGGAAACTATAAAAACAATTTCTGTTACAGTGACACTGAATCATATCATGAGTATAAAGAAAGAAGAA carries:
- the LOC128615714 gene encoding uncharacterized protein LOC128615714, encoding MKLVPLHTLVLLSVFLHSGSCSDGDGRCEPLFVHVGENATINCSIPNPDQDGVYLYRQRENSRESVSYYFKDGTLTPAEFVKGRVETNKNFRNFSVSISNVSENDSGVYWCRFNKRDNYIISERTCLIIQSGNNIFNKKICRGESECNCFMNWIVIVVLSLIIVVLAGLLVKLCCDRGQYTPKQHPSNGVYEVMRGNTVRALNNPAYESSQRHTRSDLT